In Leptolyngbya sp. NIES-2104, the genomic window ATGCAGCGTTAAGGCACGATTGAACAATGCGGTTTCTCGTTGTCGATCTCCGATCACAGATCCAATGTATGGATTTACAAATACTTCCCACTGAGTCTGATCTGGGCGATTCAACCGAACAGTATAAAATTCCTGACTCGGAAGCATTTGCACCTGTGCAATCTTCCAATCTGGATGATCGGCATAAGTGGCTTGAACGGTTTCGACGATCGCGCCGATGGAAAGCCTTTGTTCTTGATGAATCACACGCCCAAAACGTTGTTGAATGATCCAATCATCAGTTTCATGCTCAAAGACCAGCAAGCTACCTGTTAAACCAACAACGACCAGAATCAAGCCGACAAACAAGCCCAGGTAACGATGAACTGTAAAAATGGTGTTTCGGAAGGATTTCATGATGTCTGCTCCTTTATCCTTTGCCACACTTGGTTTTGCCGCCCCCACAATAGGTCGCAAACCACGGACTAAACTGAGCAGCATTCTCCTCGTTCGTACTCATTCTCAACAATGTGGCAAAGCTAGATTGATCATTGCCGTAGCGAACGTGCATATGAATCGGCTCATCATGCGGTGCAGTGAGTGTTAGATACTGGAATCGCTTACAGTTTGGATCTTGGTCTTCATCGTTTGCCAACTCAAACAGATCCCAGGTTGCTTTGAAGGCTTGATAGTATTTTGGATCAGGAGCCGCGCCCATATAGATGTAGTGGCAATTTCGAGCGATCGCACTTTTTCCAGCCGCATCTTTGTAAAAGGTAATCTTCTCCATTTTTGAGATGCCAATGCGCTTTGGATTGCGCGGATCTTTGATCGAGCTTTCTTGTTCAGTATTGAGCATGAATGTGCCGTTGTAGCCTAAATAAGGAACTTTGTAAGCATTGGGAGAAATCACTTGAGCGACAGAGGAAGAATCTGACTGAGACGCGATCGATACAGATTGAGTTGCGGACGGAATAGCGTTTGGCTGACAAGCAACCGTGATCGTGCTACTTGCAATCACAGTCCAACATGAACCTAATTTCATACAGAGCGCTCCTGATTAAAATTGCACTGACACAGACCCAACCACCGTGAGCGGTTCGCCAAATTCGATTCCACCTTCGTTGCCCGTTGCGGCTCGAACATATTTTGCGTTACCAATGTTTCGCACATTAATCGCAAACCGATAGCGATCGCGGCGGTAAAAGATGCCTAAATTACCAATCAGATAGTCACCGACTTGATAGCTATTTGCTAAATCTCCAAAGCGATCGCTGACATAGTTAATGCCTGCCCCAAATCCAAATCCTCTCAAAGCACCGGAGCGAATTTCATAGGTTGTCCACAAACTTGCACTATGTTTTGGAACGCCGAATAACCGATTGCCAATGATATCAGGATCGGTATCGTCACTGACTTTAGCATCGGTATAAGCATAAGAACCGATGATTTTCCAACCCGGTAAAATTTCGCCAGCGACATCGAATTCGATTCCTTGGCTCTTTTGTTCACCCACTGCGATCGAGAATAAAGGAAAGTTCGGATCAGTCACTGCAACATTTTGCTTCGTGATGTTGAAATAAGTTAGGGTTGCTAAAACTCTTTGATTGAATAGCTCAGTTTTCAAGCCAACTTCAAACCCGCTTCCCCGCTCTGGCTCTAGGATTGCATCACTTGCTGAGCTTGCTGTATTCGGATTGAACGATTGAGAATAATTTGCAAACAAAGAGAGCGCTGGAATCGGTCGATAAAGCAACCCAACTCGCGGAGTGACAGCACGATCGCTTTGCTCTGAATCAGCACCTTCAAGCTCTAAGCCTAAATCCGTGGCGATGTTGGTTGTCTTTCGAGTCACCGAGTCATAGCGGAGTCCAGCAACTAAAATCAAGTTATCTAGCAAATAAACTTGGTCTTGCAGATAAATGCCTAGTCGATTTCCGGTAACGGTTTCATCACTAAAAAGCGGAATCACAGACCGATTTGGTTTTGGAACGAAATCGTAGTCTGGATTGAAAATATCGATCGTTGAAGGATTCTCAGCATCAAATAGCGTGTAAATTCTAGACTCACTGCGATTGAGATCAATTCCTGCTGTGAGCGTGTGTCTGACAGACCCCGTTCTAAAATTGCCGACAACGCTGGTGTACAAAGAATACGATCGATCTTGTCCATCTTGATCCGCATAGAACCGAGTTACGAGCGCATCTTCAACAATGAACGGTAAAGCAACAACACTATAGTTGTAGTCATAGGAAATGTATCGGAAACCATTTCGCAGTCTCCAATCATTGTTGAATCGATGTTCAAGGTCATAACCAAGACTGAGATAATCAGTCTTAATCGAGTCGTCTGGATTGTTAATCACTCGACCTCTGGGGATTGGAGCCACACCCTCTCCAAACTGAGTGACACCAAAATCAGCAGGCTCATCTCTGCGAATGTACTCCAACGAAAGATTGAGATCAGTCCGATCGCTCAATTTCCAACTTAAGGAAGGCGCGATCGCAAATCGATTGATGTCCGTGTCAAAATCTCGAAAACTCTCTTCGCGCAGATAGACTGCATTCAAGCGATAAAGCACTTTTCCGTCATCGCTCAACGGACCCGAAATATCCAGCCGAGGACGCACCAACCCACGACTTCCAAGCTGAAGTTCCGCTTCATAAAATGGAGTTGCTAACGGTTTCTTGGACACTAAGTTAATGATTCCACCTGGATCAATCTGTCCATACAAAATTGAAGCAGGACCTTTCAACACTTCAATCCGCTCTAGATTGGAAACTTCTGGAATCGCCTGAAAGCTACCATAGATCCGATATCCATCTCTCAAAGTTGGAACAGAGCCACCTAATTGATTCCCAAAGCCACGAATATTAAAACTTGCTTCCCGTCCTCCATTTGTGCCAGCAAAGTTCACGCTACTAATGTTGCTCAGTGCATCTTCGATTCGAGTCACCTGCTGATCCCGAAGCACTTCTTGGGGAATCGCTTGAACCGAAAAAGGCGTTTCTAAGATTGGTGTGTCTGTTCCGGTTGCTGTAGAAGCGTTCGGGACACGGTAGCTCGGAGCTTGATTTCCCGTTACTGTAATTTCTTCTTCGTTCTCGTCAGGAGGCTGTGAGATTGGATCGGGCTGAGCAATGACTGTGGCAGTTGGAACAGCCGTTTTACCGATAACCTGTACCTGAACGCGATTAGCTTCTAGCTGTGTCACTATCACCGTTTCGGTTGAAGTATCTGCTTGAAAGGGGCGCTGAAGTGTGACATTCGCGACTTCGATCGTTAACGTTTTACCTTCGACACTCTGAATCGCTTGCAGTGCTGTTGGGGTTGTAGTTTGAAGAACAATTTGCAGCCCTGTATCAGTTCGATCGAGCCGGACATTGGTGACTTGGATCGGCGCTTGGGACAAAGGAGGGGATTGCGATAACCAGTCTTGAACCGTCGTGGCAGGACGATCGACTTCACTGAGTCGAGGTATTGCATCGCGGCTCGGCGTTGAAGAGTTTGTCAGATCTTCGGCTCGCAGCGATGGAGCAATCAGCAGAAAAATACTTCCTGATAGCGATCGTAATAAATGAGAATTCTTCACAATTGTACCTCACACCAAAACTGAAGAGCAGAAAAAAGGCATTGCAAAATTAGCCTTTAAGCAAGAGCTTAAGGGACTTTCAGCCACAAGAGCCTCTCCACGAACACTTTACGATCGCGGAGTATTGAAAATAAGCATAGGGCTTATATTATGATCAAATGAGATTTATTTGCAATAGCTGAGCAAGCAGAATGCTGATCCGAAAAAACAACTCACGATCGCCACACTTTGCCAACAGAGCGATCCAAAGCAAATTCAAGTTCGCGAATTTCTAAACGTAAGTTGCCATGAGCCAACCAAGTCCCAGACCCAACCAAGCCACTACAACGAGAATTCCTAACGCTTGGTGCTGAGTGTATTCTGCGGTTTGCAAATCCAATCGCACCAAAGCTTCTGCGGTCAATACCATGATGATCGGCAAAAAGATCTTGAACCAGTTGAGCAGAATCGATGCAAAACCAGCAAACATAAGCAGGCTGAGAAAAGCAACCGTATCGGAGCGAAACCATCTCGCCAACATCTTTTCAGAACTGGTAAGCGGGTGCATCAAAATAATCGCCAGTACAAGACCCAGCCCAGCCGCAGAAGCCACAGATGTCCACAAATGAGCCGTTGAGATCACAATCTTGCCGAATACCGCATAAGCGATAAACAGCAGTGTTGCCGTCATCCAGGGAAATCTTTTCATACGACGCGATTTTGGCGAATACACTCAGCGTACCAGTGATAACTCGATTTCGGGATGCGCTTCTGATTTTTGTAATCGACATACGTGATGCCAAATCGTCGATCGTATCCCCAAGCCCATTCAAAGTTATCCAGAAAACTCCATACAAAGTAACCTTTGATCGGATAACCCTCTGATACTGCTCGATGAACGCCTTGAAGGTGCTGACGTAAGTAAAGAATGCGATCGAGATCCAACACTTCCCCAGACGATTTCAATTGATCCTGAGCAGCACACCCATTTTCAGTAATGTAAATCTTCAAATCCGGACGGTTCAACGTTTCGCTAACGTGCCGAATTCCCCAGTACAACGACTCTGGAACCAGTTGCAACCACGGCATATTTAAACCTGGATAACGGGATGGAAAATCAATCCATTCACAGCCCTGCCAATTGTCCGCTGCTCTGATGTAAGTTCCGGTGTAAATGTTTAACCCCACAAAATCTAAAGGTTGATGAATGGTTTCGAGATCGCCTTGTTGAATCTCCGGAATATCATTTTTCAACTGTTCTAGAAATGCTGGATTATATGAACCTGTCAACGCTGGATAGATAATTCCGCCATTCTGACAGTGATATTGGAACGCTTTCTTTGCTGCTTCGATATTCTCAGGAGATTCATTAATCGGAACAGTGACACCAAAGTTATCGACTAAGCCGATCGAGGATTTTACCGAGTTCGATCGAATTGCCTGACACGCTAACCCATGAGCTAGTAACGCATGATGTGAAGTCTGCCAAACTTCTTTTCGAGAGCCAACCCGCTTTCCTGGAGCGTGTTTCGGCTTTTCTAACACGTCGTAGCCCATGTGCGTAAAGCAGGTGATTTCGTTGAGCGTCATCCAGTTCGTAACGCGATCGCCCAATCGAGACACAACGACACTCACATAGTCCGCAAAATCCTTTGCCATTTCCCGACTGCGCCAAGACCCATATCGATCTTCCAACGCCTGCGGACTATCCCAATGAAACAACGTCGCCCAAGGTGTAATTCCGTGATCAAGCAAGCAATCGACTAATCGACAGTAGAAATCGATTCCTGCTTCATTCACGGCTCCCCGTCCGTCTGGAACAATTCGACACCAGGAAATGCTGAAACGGTAGTGTTTCACGCCCAATTCCGCCATCAATTTGATGTCATCTTTGTAGCGATCGTAATGTTCGCAAGCGATCGCGCCAGTGTCTCCCCCAAGCGTACTTCCTCTCTTTGCGCTGAATGTATCCCAAACGCTCGGTTTGCGCCCGTCTCGATTCACGGCTCCTTCGATCTGATACGCAGAAGTTGCAGTTCCCCATTCAAAGTCATCTGGAAATTGATAGCTAACCATTTTTTAGAGAAGCTAAAAGTACAGTTGCCAGAATGGTTGTAGGCGATAGTACCGCTAACAGTACGTTAAAGGTCGTAGGTTCAATCTCTACAAAAGGAGCGAGATATTTAATCGCGATCGCAATTAATAACGACGCTCCCATCACTTTGAAAATAACCGAGAGCGTATCAGCGTTCATACTGTTCATAAGCTTCTACAATTTTCTGCACGAGTGGATGACGCACCACATCAGCTTTGTTCAAGGTGCAAAATGCGATCGTATCGATCGATTTCAAAATCTTCTGCGCCATTGCTAATCCTGATTCCTGGTGCATCGGTAAATCTGTCTGCGTCAAATCTCCCGTTACGACCATTTTGGATTTAAACCCAATCCGAGTCAGTAACATTTTCATTTGTGCAGGCGTTGTATTTTGCGCTTCATCGATAATCACAAACGCATTGTTTAAAGTTCGTCCTCGCATATAAGCGATCGGGGCTACTTCAATGATTCCACGTTCCATCAATCCGCTAATTTTCTCAGGCTCGACAAATTCGTAAAGCGCATCATAAAGCGGACGCAGATAAGGATCAATCTTCTGCTGCAAATCTCCCGGTAAGAATCCGAGTCTTTCCCCTGCTTCCACAGCCGGACGAGTCAAAATTAAGCGCTCATACTGATTCGATAACAGTGCTTGAATCGCTAAAACTGCCGCTAAATAAGTCTTACCCGTTCCCGCCGGACCAATACAGAACGTTAAATCGTGCGTTCTCACTGCTTGAATATATTGCCGCTGTCGAAACGTTTTCGCCCGAACCGCTTCCCCACGCCGCGTCCGTCCCAACACATCCTGCTGAATCGTCTCTAATTCACCTTCTTGCTGCGTATCGAGTGCATGACGCGCTGTGAGAATATCCACGCTCGAAATCGCCTGCCCTTTACTCCAGGAAGATTCCAGCGCACCGATCAACCGCTTAATTAGCTCAATTTGATTCGGCGTTCCAGTAATCACCAAGTCTTGCCCGCGTAACACGAGTGTCGCTCCGGTCTGGCGGGCGATCGTTTTGAGATTATCTTCCTGAACGCCAGAGAGAGCAATCGCGCTTTCAGGACTCGGCAAAGGCAGCGTAAATGTTTCGACCATGCAATACCCAAAGAAGGATTCTATATTTAGTCTAGGGGTTTCATCTGCGATTGAGTCGAGAAAATTTACAATCAAGATAGTTTCACGATTAGAAATCCATGAGCCAAACGAAAAGCGGCGTTCGTTGGACGATTCAAGACATCGAAGCCATGCCCGATAACGAATGGATTCGATACGAAATCATCGACGGAGAACTGTTCGTGACGCGATCGCCCCACTGCCAACACCAAAAAGTCACAGGAAGAATCTTCGCAGTGCTCGATCGCTGGTCTACCGAACACGATCGAGGTGAGGCGTTCATTATGCCAGGTCTAATCTTCTCGGATGCCGACAATGTTTCTCCGGATGTTGTCTGGATAAGCCGCGATCGCTATGCTCAAATCGTGGACGAAGCCGGACATTTCCAAGGTGCACCAGAATTAGTCGCCGAAGTCCTTTCACCGGGAAAAGCCAACGAAGATCGCGATCGTTCTGCCAAACTCAAACTTTATTCCACTCAGGGCGTACAAGAATATTGGATTGTCGATCGCATCACTCAACGCCTCGAAGTCTATCGCCGCGAAAACGCCCAACTCGTTTTAGTTGCAACCTTATTACCCGGAGACACTCTTACTTCGCCACTCCTACCCGAATTCGCTTGTGAAGTGGCTCAATTGTTCCGTTAAAAAAAGCACCTCACAAAGAGATGCCTTCAGAATACTAATTTTTCGTCGGTCGCTTCGGAGCATCTGGGCGAGGTGAAGAGCGAGTAGTACGAGGCGGACGATCCTCGTCGTTATCCCGATTCTGTCCACTGCCGTAAATATCCAAACTTACGGTTTGTCCGACTGATGCCGCGACTCCCTCGATCGCGCTCCGAATCGCCTGAACATTCCGACCACCGCGCCCAAACACGCGCCCTTTATCCGTCCCTTCAAACGCCATCCGTATCCAAATGCGCGATCCATTGGCTAACACTTCACAATCGACCCGCAGCGCATCAGGCGTTTCTAAAAAGGGTTGAACGAGAAACCGGATCAGTCCGGCATAATCAGGAGTTGCAGATTTCACAAGCTTTAGACAGATTCAGATTTCAATTGCTCAAGCACGTTGTTCTTGAAGAGAATATCACGAACGGTCTCGGTCGGCTGTGCGCCTTTCTTTAACCAATCGAGAATCACAGGCACATCGAGCCTGACTTCATCCGATCGCGGATTATAAAATCCGACTTCTGCCAACGGACGACCATCGCGACGAGACGTGCTTTGAGCGACCACAATCCGATAACTAGCTTCGCGTTTTTTACCGAAGCGCTTTAATCTCAATTTGAGCATAACTAAAACCGAGGACTCCTTATTAGAATTACAAAGTGATATGGCACAATTTGCCATACTTCCCGGAATAGTTATCCTAGCATGAGTCCGACACTCTGAGAAAACCCTTTTAATGACCGCTCTGCAACCCGGCACACGTGACATTTGGATGCAATACACGGCTGGAATGATTTGCAGTTAAAATCACCTTGCCTTCACGATCGCGTTTCCATCCGGTCGCTTCGATCAGAGAAGGCTCTTGTACAGGTGCGATCGCAGAAGTCGAGGATGGCACCGATCGCAAATCCACCCAAACGCGACTCCACATCAGTTGATCAGTCGGATTCTCAGGAATGCCCCCGCGACCTGTCACAATAAACTGACTATTCGATGCGGAGCTACAGCCCTGAGCCATCTGCTGATTAGAATCAATCAGATTGCTGGGTAACTCAATCAAGTCTGCATTCGGATTGACATTCGGCGAAGAGATAGTAACATTCCCATTCAATCCAACGATATCTGAACTCGCAGTAATGTCATTGTCTGAAGTTTGACGAGTGCGAAAGGCTCCACCCAGCAATCCTTGCGTTGAAATCTCGATCATTCCACCCCGTCCACGACTCGCATTCGCAGTAATGTCACTATTTCCCCGCTGAATCACAAAAGTAGAATCAATCTCAATGTTGCCACCTTTGCTAGTTCCGCCTGCGGTGGTTGTGATAGCGCTATTGTTTTGCAGTGAAAGAACCGTCGATCGCAGCAAAATTTCACCCCCTTCACCCGAAGCCGTATCCGCTAAAATCTTGCCTTGATTCTCCAGTCGAATCCGGTCTGCGTTAATCTCGATCATCCCCCCGTTGCCGCTGCCCTGATTGCGAACTTGAACTGATGCACCGTCGGTCACTCGAAGCAATGGCGTATTGATGACGACTCTTCCGGCATCTCCGCTCGGAATTGAAGGCAAGCCTAAGAACCGCCGGAGTGAAGTTGGCACTAGGTTGCCAGATGATCCAATATTGCTGGGAATGAGAAATTCTCGTCCTACCACGGCACCGCTGACTAAAACCGATTCGGTGGCATTCACCGTGACGCTTCCGGCTCGTCCTGCTGCCAAGGTTGAACCGAGGATCGAGGCTCCATCGAACACCGAAACGCGATCGGCATTGATCACAAGCTTGCCTGAATTTCCAGCATTCAGCGCAGAAATGCCAATATTACTATTTTCATCCGTGTCAAAGTTGAACCCTTGCAATCGAACATCAGCAGCATTGATCAAGACATTGCCAGTATTGCCAGTGCCGAAAGTGCTGCTAAAAAGTTGTCCGCCATTGAGCAGCGTGAAGGTTGGAGTCGTGACTTCGAGTGAACCTGCTTGTCCGGAGCGAAACGAAGAGATATAAACGCCACCCCGCACCAGCGACACCTCTGAGCTACTTCCATCGACGAGGATGGATTCAGGTGCAGTCAGTCGCACCGCGCCAGTCGTTGCAGGACTAAAGGTGGTGCTGACAATTCTCGATCGTTCTACCATTGTGAGCCGAGGCGCGAACACGACAATTTCAGACCCTGCTCCCTGTCCGATCGTCTGGCTCCAAAGTCCACTCGTCACCGTTCGATCACTCGGATCTGCACCTTCGAAAACGATCGATTCGCTCGCCGTGACTTGAATCGGTGATGCGGCTTGCAGTCCCGTGTTTCCGATAAAAGCAAAAGAGCCATCTTGAAACGAAAGTTGTCGCCCTTGAATCTGAATGCCATCACTGCCAAATCCGCTTGCATCCAAAAGCGATCGACGAGAAAGCCGAATGTCTCGAAACACGGTATCGGGCGTGTAATTGAATCGCCAACCGCTGGAAGTTTGAGCAAGCCCGACTGTGGTGAATCGATCAACCGCGCCGATTTCAATGCGTCCTTGAGGAGCCGTCAGCACTCCACCTTCTAACGCTACTTCTCCACCGATTAACGCTAGGGTTTGTTGAGACGGCAGCGTTAAACCTGCTGGAGTGCTTGGAAAAACTGGCGCAAGAATGGAATTGATTTGAATCGTGTGTCCGCTCCCTTGCACCCGAATCGCTCCGGGGTTCTGCCCGAACTGCAATCCAATCGGAGCACTGATGGTTAACAATGGAGACTGATCAGGATTGACCGCACTAAAGGTTGAGCCATCTGCAAAAAGAATGCGATCGCTACTGGTTGCAATGAATGATCCGCTAACTTCTAATCGAGCGTTTGCGCCAAAAAGAATGCCATTAGGATTGAGTAAAAAGAGGCTAACTGGGTTGGCTGAATTGATGGTGCGAAGGGTTCCATCAAGGTTTGAGAGCGTTCCGCCTGTGACTCGACTGAAGATTCTCGAAACAGTGGAAGTATTGATCAAATCGAAGGTTGCTGAACCACCTGTAGGAATCGAGAATTCGCGGAAACTGTGGAACAAGTTCTGTCCGGTTGCGGTTCCATTGGTGATTGTAAAATTTCGACCATCAGAACTCATCTGAACTTGAGTATTGAGCGATTGATCAGGTACGACAGATTGAGCCTGCACGATCGAGGTCAACATCAGTGACTGACTCATCCAACCCATTAACCAGAATGCGGCACGAGACATGAGCTTAGTTTTCTGTAAGAGCATCAAGCTTCAGTGTGCCCCGCGTGAATCAGAACACGTTGCGATCGCTCCAGCTTGTGGCGCAAGAAGTACAATTTTACCGTTTGTCGTCCGAGACCAACTCGTCGCTTCTACTAGAGGCGGGGCGGGGACGGGCGTTGATCGATTGAGCGATCGTAAGTCGTTCCAGGTGCGATCGCGATTTGTTCGTGCGGTTGGATCTTCAGGCAATCCTCCTTTTCCGGTGATCACAAATCGGCTGTTATTTGGTGTGCATCCTTTAGCGATTTGCTGGCTTGGGTCAATGACTTCAGTCGGAAGATTGCTCACGCCTGAATTTGGATCAACCGCTGGACTGGTTACTTCAATGTTTCCATCAATGCCAAATTCTGAACTAGCAGAAATATCACTATTTGAAGTGAGTCGATCGCTCCGTTGTAAACCGAGAATG contains:
- a CDS encoding TonB-dependent siderophore receptor, which translates into the protein MKNSHLLRSLSGSIFLLIAPSLRAEDLTNSSTPSRDAIPRLSEVDRPATTVQDWLSQSPPLSQAPIQVTNVRLDRTDTGLQIVLQTTTPTALQAIQSVEGKTLTIEVANVTLQRPFQADTSTETVIVTQLEANRVQVQVIGKTAVPTATVIAQPDPISQPPDENEEEITVTGNQAPSYRVPNASTATGTDTPILETPFSVQAIPQEVLRDQQVTRIEDALSNISSVNFAGTNGGREASFNIRGFGNQLGGSVPTLRDGYRIYGSFQAIPEVSNLERIEVLKGPASILYGQIDPGGIINLVSKKPLATPFYEAELQLGSRGLVRPRLDISGPLSDDGKVLYRLNAVYLREESFRDFDTDINRFAIAPSLSWKLSDRTDLNLSLEYIRRDEPADFGVTQFGEGVAPIPRGRVINNPDDSIKTDYLSLGYDLEHRFNNDWRLRNGFRYISYDYNYSVVALPFIVEDALVTRFYADQDGQDRSYSLYTSVVGNFRTGSVRHTLTAGIDLNRSESRIYTLFDAENPSTIDIFNPDYDFVPKPNRSVIPLFSDETVTGNRLGIYLQDQVYLLDNLILVAGLRYDSVTRKTTNIATDLGLELEGADSEQSDRAVTPRVGLLYRPIPALSLFANYSQSFNPNTASSASDAILEPERGSGFEVGLKTELFNQRVLATLTYFNITKQNVAVTDPNFPLFSIAVGEQKSQGIEFDVAGEILPGWKIIGSYAYTDAKVSDDTDPDIIGNRLFGVPKHSASLWTTYEIRSGALRGFGFGAGINYVSDRFGDLANSYQVGDYLIGNLGIFYRRDRYRFAINVRNIGNAKYVRAATGNEGGIEFGEPLTVVGSVSVQF
- a CDS encoding GH1 family beta-glucosidase: MVSYQFPDDFEWGTATSAYQIEGAVNRDGRKPSVWDTFSAKRGSTLGGDTGAIACEHYDRYKDDIKLMAELGVKHYRFSISWCRIVPDGRGAVNEAGIDFYCRLVDCLLDHGITPWATLFHWDSPQALEDRYGSWRSREMAKDFADYVSVVVSRLGDRVTNWMTLNEITCFTHMGYDVLEKPKHAPGKRVGSRKEVWQTSHHALLAHGLACQAIRSNSVKSSIGLVDNFGVTVPINESPENIEAAKKAFQYHCQNGGIIYPALTGSYNPAFLEQLKNDIPEIQQGDLETIHQPLDFVGLNIYTGTYIRAADNWQGCEWIDFPSRYPGLNMPWLQLVPESLYWGIRHVSETLNRPDLKIYITENGCAAQDQLKSSGEVLDLDRILYLRQHLQGVHRAVSEGYPIKGYFVWSFLDNFEWAWGYDRRFGITYVDYKNQKRIPKSSYHWYAECIRQNRVV
- a CDS encoding PhoH family protein translates to MVETFTLPLPSPESAIALSGVQEDNLKTIARQTGATLVLRGQDLVITGTPNQIELIKRLIGALESSWSKGQAISSVDILTARHALDTQQEGELETIQQDVLGRTRRGEAVRAKTFRQRQYIQAVRTHDLTFCIGPAGTGKTYLAAVLAIQALLSNQYERLILTRPAVEAGERLGFLPGDLQQKIDPYLRPLYDALYEFVEPEKISGLMERGIIEVAPIAYMRGRTLNNAFVIIDEAQNTTPAQMKMLLTRIGFKSKMVVTGDLTQTDLPMHQESGLAMAQKILKSIDTIAFCTLNKADVVRHPLVQKIVEAYEQYER
- a CDS encoding Uma2 family endonuclease — protein: MSQTKSGVRWTIQDIEAMPDNEWIRYEIIDGELFVTRSPHCQHQKVTGRIFAVLDRWSTEHDRGEAFIMPGLIFSDADNVSPDVVWISRDRYAQIVDEAGHFQGAPELVAEVLSPGKANEDRDRSAKLKLYSTQGVQEYWIVDRITQRLEVYRRENAQLVLVATLLPGDTLTSPLLPEFACEVAQLFR
- a CDS encoding KH domain-containing protein, giving the protein MKSATPDYAGLIRFLVQPFLETPDALRVDCEVLANGSRIWIRMAFEGTDKGRVFGRGGRNVQAIRSAIEGVAASVGQTVSLDIYGSGQNRDNDEDRPPRTTRSSPRPDAPKRPTKN
- the rpsP gene encoding 30S ribosomal protein S16 — translated: MLKLRLKRFGKKREASYRIVVAQSTSRRDGRPLAEVGFYNPRSDEVRLDVPVILDWLKKGAQPTETVRDILFKNNVLEQLKSESV
- a CDS encoding S-layer family protein, with translation MSRAAFWLMGWMSQSLMLTSIVQAQSVVPDQSLNTQVQMSSDGRNFTITNGTATGQNLFHSFREFSIPTGGSATFDLINTSTVSRIFSRVTGGTLSNLDGTLRTINSANPVSLFLLNPNGILFGANARLEVSGSFIATSSDRILFADGSTFSAVNPDQSPLLTISAPIGLQFGQNPGAIRVQGSGHTIQINSILAPVFPSTPAGLTLPSQQTLALIGGEVALEGGVLTAPQGRIEIGAVDRFTTVGLAQTSSGWRFNYTPDTVFRDIRLSRRSLLDASGFGSDGIQIQGRQLSFQDGSFAFIGNTGLQAASPIQVTASESIVFEGADPSDRTVTSGLWSQTIGQGAGSEIVVFAPRLTMVERSRIVSTTFSPATTGAVRLTAPESILVDGSSSEVSLVRGGVYISSFRSGQAGSLEVTTPTFTLLNGGQLFSSTFGTGNTGNVLINAADVRLQGFNFDTDENSNIGISALNAGNSGKLVINADRVSVFDGASILGSTLAAGRAGSVTVNATESVLVSGAVVGREFLIPSNIGSSGNLVPTSLRRFLGLPSIPSGDAGRVVINTPLLRVTDGASVQVRNQGSGNGGMIEINADRIRLENQGKILADTASGEGGEILLRSTVLSLQNNSAITTTAGGTSKGGNIEIDSTFVIQRGNSDITANASRGRGGMIEISTQGLLGGAFRTRQTSDNDITASSDIVGLNGNVTISSPNVNPNADLIELPSNLIDSNQQMAQGCSSASNSQFIVTGRGGIPENPTDQLMWSRVWVDLRSVPSSTSAIAPVQEPSLIEATGWKRDREGKVILTANHSSRVLHPNVTCAGLQSGH